The Flavobacterium jumunjinense genome includes a region encoding these proteins:
- the ilvC gene encoding ketol-acid reductoisomerase, whose product MSNYFNSLPHRLKVQELGKCDFMNSEEFNNGVTKLKGKKIVIIGCGAQGLAQGQNMRDSGLHVAYALRQEAIDNKRASFINATENGFEVGTFETMIPTADLVSNLAPDKQHTDVVNKVVPLMKKGACLSYSHGFNIVEEGTKIREDITVVMIAPKSPASEVRAEYLRDFGVPTLIAVHTENDPNGDGLEIAKAYCVGTGGHKAGVLHSSFVAEVKSDLMGEQTILCGLLQTGSILSFNKMVEKGIDAGYASRLVQYGWEVITEALKIGGITNMMDRLSNPAKVEAFKLAEELKTIMTPLFEKHMDDILSGHFSATMMEDWAQNDKNLLTWRAATGETAFEKTPASDVKIDEQDYFDNATLMVAFVKSGVELAFETMTLSGIKAESAYYESLHEAPLIANTIARKKLYEMNRVISDTAEYGCYLFDHACKPLLADFMKKVDTNLIGKNFNDTANRNVDNFELVKINASIRNHSIEKCGAELRAAMTAMKKIVA is encoded by the coding sequence ATGTCAAATTATTTCAACTCATTACCGCATCGTTTAAAAGTACAAGAACTAGGGAAATGCGATTTCATGAACAGTGAAGAGTTCAACAATGGTGTAACAAAACTTAAAGGAAAAAAAATAGTAATTATAGGTTGTGGTGCACAAGGATTAGCCCAAGGGCAGAACATGCGCGATAGTGGCTTGCATGTTGCGTATGCTTTGAGACAAGAAGCTATTGACAACAAAAGAGCTTCTTTTATTAATGCTACCGAAAACGGATTTGAAGTGGGCACTTTTGAAACTATGATTCCTACTGCCGATTTGGTTTCTAACCTTGCTCCTGACAAACAACATACGGATGTTGTGAACAAAGTGGTTCCTTTAATGAAAAAAGGAGCTTGCCTTTCTTATTCTCATGGTTTTAACATTGTAGAAGAAGGTACAAAAATTAGAGAAGACATAACAGTTGTTATGATTGCTCCGAAATCGCCAGCTTCTGAAGTACGTGCTGAATATTTACGTGATTTTGGTGTACCAACATTAATTGCAGTACACACAGAAAATGATCCAAACGGAGATGGTTTAGAAATTGCAAAAGCCTATTGTGTTGGAACTGGCGGTCACAAAGCGGGTGTATTACATTCTTCTTTTGTAGCTGAGGTAAAATCGGATTTAATGGGAGAACAAACCATTCTTTGTGGGCTATTGCAAACGGGTTCTATTCTTAGTTTTAATAAAATGGTTGAAAAAGGAATCGATGCTGGTTATGCTTCTAGATTAGTTCAATATGGTTGGGAAGTGATTACCGAGGCTTTAAAAATTGGTGGTATTACCAATATGATGGATCGCTTATCGAATCCTGCAAAGGTGGAAGCATTCAAACTGGCTGAAGAACTGAAAACGATAATGACTCCGCTATTTGAAAAACATATGGATGACATTTTATCGGGACATTTTTCAGCAACCATGATGGAAGATTGGGCACAAAATGATAAAAATCTTCTTACTTGGAGAGCAGCTACTGGAGAAACTGCATTCGAAAAAACGCCTGCAAGTGATGTAAAAATTGATGAGCAAGACTATTTTGACAATGCTACATTAATGGTAGCTTTTGTAAAATCGGGTGTAGAATTAGCCTTTGAAACGATGACACTTTCTGGTATTAAAGCAGAATCGGCTTACTACGAATCTTTACATGAAGCACCATTAATTGCGAACACAATTGCTCGTAAGAAACTATATGAAATGAACCGTGTTATTTCGGACACTGCTGAATATGGTTGCTATTTATTTGACCATGCCTGCAAACCTCTTTTAGCTGATTTCATGAAGAAAGTAGACACTAATTTAATTGGTAAAAATTTTAATGATACTGCTAATAGAAATGTCGATAACTTCGAACTTGTTAAAATTAATGCAAGTATTCGAAATCATTCTATCGAAAAATGTGGTGCCGAATTGCGTGCTGCAATGACTGCAATGAAAAAAATTGTAGCGTAA
- a CDS encoding AAA family ATPase — translation MSILIDTVRISNFRGIKDIEVNLSSTTILVGANNAGKTSFLKALHLAIGAERRSISKEDFYFSEEESKEILIDIRIVSYDYENNLRLQNFEDNWATNDLSGLIKTDNNDYEFVCFRLRAYEDSIKGFLFETLELNNWEDYSMIDKNGDIVSNWKNTKTKPRFPKIESMPLFFIDAQRDIMSDLKDRSSYLGKLTERLEFNKEQIKSIEKELDTINKNIITESPILDHLKTTLEKLNKTVNSQGNGVEISPINKKIRDIGRNLNINFQDTKQGNFPLDYHGMGTRSWASVLTLNAFISWNENEKNTNKKDPFLPIIALEEPESHLHPNAQRHLFKQLTDIKGQKIISTHSPFIAAQSELTDLRHFYKDENGLKIGSLELSDSIDNEINSLKIEIDNNENNEELKKKNWAEINLLKKDLDGKINSKELKKIRRQIMNTRGELLFAKAIILFEGETEEQALPIFAEKYYGVYPFELGLNFIGVSGNKNYTSFLSIAKFLNIPWFIFSDADQNTVKEVKKQVKSVFGNINIDNKLIDLGDNNNFETYLVNEGFINELNSAIDSIENEDNYLMNNYIPSLNGTPLKKGKGEKKRDYNGDEGIQRALKDCLSEGKTKYASQIAESITTKIDEYGDFTIPTKIKALFDAINKDFNILKKEKK, via the coding sequence ATGTCAATATTAATAGACACAGTTAGAATATCGAACTTTAGAGGAATCAAGGATATTGAAGTGAATTTATCTTCAACAACAATCCTTGTTGGTGCAAATAATGCAGGAAAAACTTCATTTTTAAAAGCATTACATTTAGCTATTGGTGCGGAAAGGAGAAGTATTTCAAAAGAAGATTTTTACTTTTCAGAAGAAGAAAGCAAAGAAATACTAATTGATATAAGAATAGTATCTTATGATTACGAGAACAATCTAAGGTTACAAAATTTTGAAGACAACTGGGCTACAAATGATTTAAGCGGTCTTATCAAGACCGATAACAATGATTATGAATTTGTTTGTTTTAGATTACGTGCATATGAAGACTCAATTAAAGGTTTTTTATTTGAAACATTAGAATTAAACAATTGGGAAGATTATTCAATGATTGATAAAAATGGTGATATTGTTAGTAACTGGAAAAACACGAAAACAAAACCTAGGTTTCCTAAAATTGAATCAATGCCTTTATTTTTTATTGATGCACAAAGAGATATCATGTCAGATTTAAAAGATAGATCTTCCTATTTAGGAAAACTTACTGAACGTTTGGAATTTAATAAAGAGCAAATAAAGAGTATTGAAAAGGAATTAGATACTATAAATAAAAACATTATAACTGAAAGTCCTATTTTAGATCATTTAAAAACAACTTTAGAAAAACTTAATAAAACTGTCAATTCTCAAGGTAATGGTGTTGAAATATCACCGATAAATAAAAAAATAAGAGATATTGGAAGAAATTTAAATATAAATTTTCAAGATACAAAGCAAGGTAACTTCCCTTTAGACTATCATGGTATGGGAACAAGGAGTTGGGCATCAGTACTTACTTTAAATGCTTTTATTTCTTGGAATGAAAACGAAAAAAACACTAATAAAAAAGATCCATTTTTACCAATAATTGCTTTAGAAGAACCAGAATCGCATTTACATCCTAATGCGCAAAGACATTTATTCAAACAATTAACGGATATAAAAGGACAGAAAATAATTAGTACTCATTCACCTTTTATTGCCGCGCAATCTGAACTAACCGACTTAAGACATTTTTATAAAGATGAAAATGGATTAAAAATTGGTTCATTAGAATTGAGTGATTCAATAGATAATGAAATAAATTCACTTAAAATAGAAATTGATAACAATGAAAATAATGAGGAATTAAAAAAGAAAAATTGGGCTGAAATTAATTTACTTAAAAAAGATTTAGATGGTAAAATAAATTCCAAAGAATTAAAAAAAATAAGAAGGCAGATAATGAATACAAGAGGAGAATTACTTTTTGCTAAAGCAATTATTTTATTTGAAGGAGAAACAGAAGAACAAGCTTTACCTATCTTTGCTGAAAAATATTATGGTGTTTATCCATTTGAATTAGGATTAAATTTTATAGGTGTAAGTGGTAATAAAAATTATACTTCTTTTTTATCAATTGCAAAATTTTTAAATATTCCATGGTTCATTTTTAGTGATGCTGATCAAAATACTGTGAAAGAAGTAAAAAAACAAGTAAAAAGTGTTTTTGGCAATATAAATATAGATAACAAACTTATTGATTTAGGAGATAACAATAATTTTGAAACTTATCTTGTAAATGAAGGTTTTATAAATGAGTTAAATAGTGCAATTGATAGCATTGAAAATGAGGATAATTATTTAATGAACAATTACATACCTTCTTTAAATGGCACACCTTTAAAAAAAGGTAAAGGAGAAAAAAAAAGAGATTATAATGGAGATGAAGGTATACAAAGAGCTTTGAAAGATTGTTTAAGTGAAGGAAAAACTAAATATGCTTCTCAAATTGCAGAAAGTATAACCACAAAAATTGATGAATATGGGGATTTTACTATACCAACTAAAATAAAAGCATTGTTTGATGCCATTAATAAGGATTTTAATATTTTAAAAAAAGAAAAAAAATGA
- the ilvA gene encoding threonine ammonia-lyase IlvA — translation MTVFEEVLEAKKQFDGVVFPTPLMVNRNLSSQFQSNILLKREDLQVVRSYKIRGAYNKMSSLTTTEREKGIVCASAGNHAQGVAYSCNLLQIKGKIYMPKTTPKQKIKQVQLFGKEYTEIVLIGDTFDDASLKAIDDATINKKTFIHPFDDTKVIAGQGTVGLEIIEDYKDTIDYVFVPIGGGGLASGLSTVFKKLSPNTKIIGVEPAGAPSMKTSIAKGENTRLDSIDKFVDGAAVKQVGNRNFDICSRNLDDIILVPEGKVCSTILQLYNEEAMVVEPAGALTIAALDFYQNQIKGKNVVCIVSGSNNDIERTAEIKERSLLYEGLKHYFMIQFPQRPGALKEFVNDILGDDDDITYFQYKQKNSKESGPVIVGLELKNKTDITPIQTKMKEKGFEFEYLNEKEDLYAQMIG, via the coding sequence ATGACCGTTTTTGAAGAGGTATTAGAAGCTAAAAAACAATTTGACGGTGTGGTATTCCCTACTCCGTTAATGGTGAATAGAAATCTATCTAGTCAATTTCAATCGAATATATTACTCAAAAGAGAAGATCTACAAGTAGTTCGGTCCTATAAAATTAGAGGCGCTTATAATAAAATGAGTTCACTAACAACAACCGAACGAGAAAAAGGAATTGTTTGTGCTAGTGCTGGAAACCATGCACAAGGAGTTGCTTATTCCTGTAATCTTTTGCAAATTAAAGGCAAAATATACATGCCGAAAACAACCCCAAAACAAAAGATTAAACAAGTACAACTTTTTGGAAAAGAATATACCGAAATAGTTCTTATTGGTGACACTTTCGACGACGCTTCGCTAAAAGCAATTGACGATGCAACTATTAATAAAAAAACATTCATTCATCCATTCGATGATACTAAAGTAATTGCGGGTCAAGGAACTGTTGGTTTAGAAATTATAGAAGACTACAAGGACACAATCGATTATGTGTTTGTACCTATTGGTGGTGGTGGATTGGCTTCAGGCCTATCTACCGTTTTTAAAAAATTGAGCCCGAATACTAAAATTATTGGTGTAGAGCCCGCTGGTGCACCCTCAATGAAAACATCTATTGCAAAAGGAGAAAACACCCGTTTAGATAGTATTGATAAATTTGTAGATGGAGCAGCTGTGAAACAAGTAGGCAATCGCAATTTCGACATTTGCAGTAGAAACTTAGACGATATTATTTTAGTTCCAGAAGGGAAAGTATGTTCTACAATTTTACAATTATATAACGAAGAAGCCATGGTAGTTGAACCCGCTGGAGCGTTAACCATTGCTGCTTTAGACTTCTATCAGAACCAAATTAAAGGTAAAAATGTAGTGTGCATTGTTAGCGGAAGCAACAATGATATTGAACGTACTGCCGAAATAAAAGAACGTTCTTTATTATATGAAGGATTGAAACACTATTTCATGATTCAGTTTCCGCAACGACCTGGAGCGTTAAAAGAGTTTGTAAATGATATTTTAGGAGACGATGATGATATTACTTATTTTCAATACAAACAAAAAAACAGTAAAGAATCGGGTCCTGTAATTGTTGGTTTAGAATTGAAAAACAAAACCGACATTACTCCTATTCAAACCAAGATGAAAGAGAAAGGATTCGAGTTTGAATACCTTAATGAAAAAGAAGATTTATATGCCCAAATGATTGGGTAA
- a CDS encoding YceI family protein, with translation MKNLRTHVLAFFICIVATVNAQTTKKIDVAKSKVEWLGKKISGEHNGTIQIKSGALVFKLDKLVGGTFTMDMTSIKVNDLEGDLKKILEGHLKSEDFFDVSNYPTALLVFKKVTQKANNITTVTADLTIKGKTNPIIFDVKTNKDTATTILVVNREKYGINYSGNFMNSLGDKVIHEDFDLEVVLKF, from the coding sequence ATGAAAAATTTAAGAACACATGTATTGGCATTTTTTATCTGTATTGTTGCAACGGTAAATGCTCAGACAACTAAAAAAATAGATGTCGCAAAAAGTAAAGTGGAATGGTTGGGGAAGAAAATTTCTGGAGAACATAATGGAACGATTCAAATAAAGAGTGGTGCCTTAGTGTTTAAACTTGATAAATTAGTAGGAGGCACTTTTACTATGGATATGACTTCGATAAAAGTGAATGATCTAGAAGGCGATTTAAAAAAAATATTAGAGGGACATTTAAAATCGGAAGATTTTTTCGATGTATCCAATTATCCCACAGCATTGTTGGTTTTTAAAAAGGTTACTCAAAAGGCAAATAATATAACAACTGTTACAGCCGATTTAACAATAAAAGGAAAAACGAATCCAATAATCTTTGATGTGAAAACGAACAAAGATACTGCTACAACGATTTTAGTTGTAAATCGAGAAAAATATGGTATTAATTATAGTGGTAATTTTATGAATTCACTTGGAGATAAGGTAATCCATGAAGATTTTGATTTGGAGGTTGTTTTGAAATTTTAA
- the ilvB gene encoding biosynthetic-type acetolactate synthase large subunit, translating to MIMQTLDQELKENTSTKTHNVSGSLAVIDALLSEDVSTVFGYPGGAIMPIYDALYDFNDSLKHILVRHEQGAIHAAQGYARVSGKTGVVFATSGPGATNLVTGLADAQIDSTPLVCITGQVFAHLLGTDAFQETDIINITTPITKWNYQVTDANEIPEVLAKAFYIAKSGRPGPVLIDITKNAQLQLFDYKGYRPCLHIRSYRPEPIVRNEYIEKAALLINKAKKPLVVFGQGVILGNAEKEFITFIEKAGLPTAWTIMGMSAIPTNHPLGVGMVGMHGNYGPNVLTNECDVLIAIGMRFDDRVTGRLDMYAKQAKIVHLDIDPAEIDKNVQTTVPVWGNCKETLPLLTQLVQDNNHQDWFREFDKRKEKETTQLINKELSPTEGELTMGEVLNVLNELTNGEAVIVTDVGQHQMIACRYAKQTQSRSNITSGGLGTMGFALPAAIGAKYGAPERQVVAIMGDGGAQMNLQELGTIMQFQPNVKILILNNSFLGMVRQWQELFHKKRYSFTDIQSPNFVKVANAYGIDGKQISEREELKASLKEMLDHPSSYLLEVAVLHEDNVFPMVPQGKGVAEIVLSKEEI from the coding sequence ATGATTATGCAAACATTAGACCAAGAATTAAAAGAAAACACAAGTACCAAAACACATAATGTTAGTGGTAGTTTAGCTGTAATTGATGCATTATTATCTGAAGACGTCTCAACTGTATTTGGATATCCTGGAGGAGCAATAATGCCAATTTATGATGCTTTATATGATTTTAACGACAGTTTAAAACACATTCTTGTGCGTCACGAACAAGGAGCCATTCATGCAGCACAAGGTTATGCAAGAGTGAGTGGAAAAACGGGGGTTGTTTTTGCTACGAGTGGTCCTGGAGCAACGAATCTTGTTACAGGGTTAGCTGATGCACAAATTGATTCTACTCCTTTAGTTTGTATAACAGGACAAGTTTTTGCTCATTTATTAGGTACCGATGCTTTTCAAGAAACGGATATCATCAACATAACAACACCTATTACCAAATGGAACTATCAAGTAACCGATGCAAATGAAATACCCGAAGTATTAGCCAAAGCTTTTTATATTGCAAAATCGGGAAGACCAGGCCCTGTATTAATTGATATTACGAAGAATGCACAATTGCAACTTTTCGATTATAAAGGATACAGACCTTGTTTACACATTAGAAGTTACCGTCCTGAACCAATTGTAAGAAATGAGTACATAGAAAAAGCAGCGCTTTTAATTAATAAAGCCAAAAAACCACTTGTTGTTTTTGGACAAGGAGTAATCTTAGGAAATGCTGAAAAAGAGTTTATTACTTTTATTGAAAAAGCAGGTTTACCAACCGCTTGGACCATTATGGGAATGAGTGCTATACCAACTAACCATCCGTTAGGTGTGGGAATGGTGGGAATGCATGGCAATTATGGTCCAAATGTTTTAACCAATGAATGTGATGTTTTAATAGCGATTGGAATGCGATTTGATGATCGTGTAACTGGTCGATTAGATATGTATGCAAAACAAGCAAAAATTGTTCATCTTGATATTGATCCTGCTGAAATTGACAAAAACGTACAAACAACTGTTCCTGTTTGGGGAAATTGCAAAGAAACGCTTCCTCTTTTAACACAACTAGTTCAAGACAACAATCACCAAGATTGGTTTAGAGAATTCGATAAAAGAAAAGAAAAGGAAACCACTCAACTTATCAATAAAGAACTCAGCCCAACAGAAGGGGAACTAACAATGGGTGAAGTATTAAATGTGCTAAACGAACTAACTAATGGTGAAGCTGTAATTGTTACCGATGTTGGACAACACCAAATGATAGCTTGTCGCTATGCCAAACAAACCCAATCGCGTAGTAATATTACTAGTGGTGGTTTAGGTACAATGGGATTTGCACTTCCTGCTGCAATTGGTGCCAAATATGGAGCACCAGAAAGACAAGTTGTTGCTATAATGGGCGATGGAGGAGCACAAATGAATCTGCAAGAATTAGGGACTATTATGCAATTTCAACCTAATGTTAAAATACTAATTCTAAACAATAGTTTTTTAGGAATGGTGCGACAATGGCAAGAACTTTTTCATAAAAAACGCTACTCATTTACCGATATTCAAAGTCCAAATTTTGTAAAAGTAGCCAATGCCTATGGAATAGATGGAAAACAAATTTCCGAAAGAGAAGAATTGAAAGCAAGCCTTAAAGAAATGTTAGATCATCCATCTTCCTATCTTTTAGAAGTTGCAGTACTCCATGAAGATAATGTTTTCCCAATGGTTCCACAAGGAAAAGGAGTTGCAGAAATAGTACTTAGTAAGGAAGAAATATAA
- the ilvN gene encoding acetolactate synthase small subunit, whose amino-acid sequence MKEEHTLTVYTENQVGLLNKIAIIFSRRKINLDSFNSSPSEIDNIYRFTIVINETATVVQNLVKQIEKIIDVLKVYNNTNDEIIWQQIALYKVPTTAIVENAKVERLLREFGANVVVIRNDYTVFEATGQDHEIDKLLKELDKYGLIEFVKSSRIAIIKSSEGLHKKLVNMDLKNPAKDPVNNEFLNHKSKIFQM is encoded by the coding sequence ATGAAAGAGGAACACACATTAACCGTTTATACAGAAAATCAAGTTGGGCTATTAAATAAAATTGCCATTATTTTCTCTAGAAGAAAAATAAACCTAGACAGTTTCAATTCTTCTCCAAGCGAGATTGATAACATTTATCGTTTCACAATTGTTATAAACGAAACGGCAACTGTAGTACAAAATTTAGTCAAGCAAATTGAAAAGATAATTGATGTACTAAAAGTATACAACAATACTAATGACGAGATTATTTGGCAACAAATTGCACTCTATAAAGTACCAACAACTGCTATTGTCGAAAATGCAAAAGTAGAACGCTTACTTAGAGAGTTTGGAGCTAATGTGGTTGTGATTAGAAACGATTATACGGTTTTTGAAGCTACAGGACAAGACCATGAAATAGATAAGCTTCTTAAAGAGCTAGACAAGTATGGATTAATTGAATTTGTCAAAAGTTCTAGAATTGCTATTATTAAATCGAGTGAAGGATTGCATAAAAAATTAGTCAATATGGATTTAAAAAACCCTGCTAAAGATCCTGTTAATAATGAATTTCTGAATCATAAAAGCAAGATATTTCAGATGTAG